The following coding sequences lie in one Palaemon carinicauda isolate YSFRI2023 chromosome 7, ASM3689809v2, whole genome shotgun sequence genomic window:
- the LOC137644663 gene encoding uncharacterized protein — translation MGREGEPLDTIQFVTRKQELGMERNKEKEELGVERNKEKEELGMERNKEKEELGMERNKEKEELGMERNKEKEELGMERNTEKEELGMERNTEKEELGMERNTEKGEREVQEKIKRK, via the coding sequence ATGGGGAGAGAAGGagaacccctggatacaatccagtttgtaACAAGGAAGCAGGAACTCGGGATGGAGAGGAATAAGGAAAAGGAGGAACTCGGggtggaaaggaataaggaaaaggaGGAACTCGGgatggaaaggaataaggaaaaggaGGAACTCGGgatggaaaggaataaggaaaaggaGGAACTCGGgatggaaaggaataaggaaaaggaGGAACTCGGGATGGAAAGGAATACGGAAAAGGAGGAACTCGGGATGGAAAGGAATACGGAAAAGGAGGAACTCGGGATGGAAAGGAATACGGaaaagggagaaagggaagtacaggagaagattaaaagaaaataa